In Propionicimonas paludicola, a single window of DNA contains:
- the cydC gene encoding thiol reductant ABC exporter subunit CydC, with amino-acid sequence MPVDDRPLLRRLLDAVPGSRKWLALAVFLAFCASAASVALMSVSAWLLAFAALLVPVLFLEAPSVAVRFFGISRGVLRYVERLTGHNIALRLQSALRLETYSRLARTTLLGRRRGDLLTTVIADVEAIQDLIVRVWIPFVASSLVILITGLAMGVISPGSGLVLLLSAAAAGLLVPWLAQRLSAKADVAMVGLRGDLADSVNEIAEAAPDLVAYNAAGSYTDKLLAVDERLRRAEARSTWVRGLAVAGQLLAAGTAVIGALLIGAGEVASNSMAPGLVGWMRDVVFIRVPDPPAAALQTTLLAVLVLTPLALHEALSTLVQSAQTYTRAKVALGRVEELLAADPVGAGDLPAAGAPVADPGLEIVGLAAGWPGHDPVVTGLSLDVERGQRVALVGPSGVGKTTVAATVLGLIPAMGGRVDVRGRVGYLAQDAHIFSTSIAENVRIGNRDATPEQVSAALTLAGLGLSPDRLVGETGTQLSGGEARRVALARLLVGDYQVLVLDEPTEHLDVETATQLMDDIWSGTSDSAVLVITHDPAVVSRCDRVVHL; translated from the coding sequence CTGCCGGTGGACGACCGCCCGCTGCTGCGCCGCCTGCTCGATGCCGTCCCCGGCTCACGGAAGTGGCTGGCCCTGGCCGTCTTCCTGGCCTTCTGCGCGAGCGCCGCCTCGGTGGCGCTGATGTCGGTCTCGGCCTGGCTGCTGGCTTTCGCCGCCCTGCTGGTGCCGGTGCTGTTCCTGGAGGCACCGTCGGTGGCGGTGCGCTTCTTCGGCATCTCCCGCGGCGTGCTGCGCTACGTCGAGCGGCTCACCGGGCACAACATCGCGCTGCGACTGCAGTCGGCGCTACGGCTGGAGACCTACTCCCGGCTGGCCCGGACGACCCTGCTCGGCCGGCGTCGCGGCGACCTGCTGACCACGGTGATCGCCGATGTCGAGGCGATTCAGGACCTGATCGTCCGGGTCTGGATCCCGTTCGTGGCCTCATCACTGGTGATCCTGATCACCGGCCTCGCGATGGGTGTCATCTCACCTGGCTCCGGCTTGGTGCTACTGCTCAGTGCCGCGGCAGCCGGCCTGCTGGTGCCGTGGCTGGCTCAGCGGCTGTCAGCGAAGGCGGACGTGGCCATGGTCGGCCTGCGCGGCGATCTGGCGGACTCCGTCAACGAGATCGCCGAGGCCGCTCCCGATCTGGTCGCCTACAACGCGGCCGGCAGCTACACCGACAAGTTGCTGGCCGTCGATGAGCGGCTACGTCGCGCCGAGGCGCGCAGCACCTGGGTGCGCGGACTGGCCGTGGCCGGTCAGCTGCTTGCCGCCGGCACGGCCGTGATCGGCGCTCTGCTGATCGGGGCCGGCGAAGTGGCGTCCAACTCGATGGCACCGGGCCTGGTCGGCTGGATGCGCGACGTCGTCTTCATCCGGGTCCCCGACCCGCCGGCCGCCGCTCTGCAGACCACTCTGCTGGCGGTGCTGGTGCTGACTCCCCTGGCTCTGCATGAGGCCTTGTCGACGCTGGTGCAGTCGGCGCAGACCTACACCCGGGCCAAGGTGGCTCTGGGCCGGGTCGAGGAGCTGTTGGCTGCCGATCCGGTGGGCGCCGGAGACCTGCCGGCCGCCGGTGCACCGGTCGCCGATCCGGGGCTGGAGATCGTCGGGCTGGCCGCGGGCTGGCCCGGCCACGATCCGGTGGTGACCGGACTGAGTCTGGACGTCGAGCGCGGCCAGCGAGTGGCTCTGGTTGGGCCCTCCGGGGTCGGCAAGACCACCGTGGCCGCGACCGTGCTGGGCCTGATCCCGGCCATGGGCGGACGCGTGGACGTCCGCGGTCGGGTCGGGTACCTGGCCCAGGACGCTCACATCTTCTCGACCTCGATCGCCGAGAACGTCCGGATCGGCAACCGGGACGCCACCCCCGAACAGGTGAGCGCGGCGCTAACCCTGGCCGGACTGGGGCTCTCCCCCGACCGCCTGGTCGGCGAGACCGGCACCCAGCTCTCCGGCGGCGAGGCCCGCCGGGTGGCGCTGGCCCGGCTGCTGGTCGGCGACTACCAGGTGCTTGTCCTCGACGAGCCCACCGAGCACTTGGACGTCGAGACCGCCACCCAACTGATGGACGACATCTGGTCGGGCACCTCCGACTCGGCCGTCCTGGTGATCACCCACGACCCAGCCGTGGTGTCCCGCTGCGATCGGGTCGTCCACCTCTAG
- the nifJ gene encoding pyruvate:ferredoxin (flavodoxin) oxidoreductase, with amino-acid sequence MARVIIDGNEAAASASYRLNELCSIYPITPSSTMAELADEWSARGRKNVYGSIPTVIEMQSEGGAAGALHGALQGGALSTTFTASQGLLLMIPNMYKIAGELTSMVLNVAARSLAAQGLSIYGDHQDVMAVRQTGFAMLNSSSVQEAHDMAAISQLATLRSRVPFVHFFDGFRTSHEENSVELLTDEQLLAFVPEDLVRAHRRRALSPEHPYIRGTAQNPDTYFQGREAANPFYEAVPGIVSQAMDQFAALAGRHYHLVDYYGAPDAERVIVIMGSGAHTVRSTVEHLVAQGEKVGVVQLRLYRPFPTEEVLAAIPATAKSIAVLDRTKEPGAGGEPLFLDIAAALGEAHAAGRRDHLPHLSGGRYGLSSKEFTPAMVVGIYDELALPSPRPRFTIGINDDVTMLSLPYDPSIDLEDPATLRAVFYGLGSDGTVGANKNSVKILGGIEGTYAQGYYVYDSKKSGSRTVSHLRFGPKPIEAPYLVSQAGFIGCHHWSILERVDVLEFAAPGTVLLINAPFGPDEVFAQLPVPMQAKIIALGIELWTIDANLVARKAGMGRRTNTVLQTCFFAISKVMPRAEAIEAVKATIRKTYAKKGADVVAKNEAAVDASVDSLFRVEVPAAPVGEHQMIPPVPSSAPEFVRNVTGSMLAGTGDSLPVSALPVDGTYPSGTTRYEKRNISDVIAQWDPEACIQCGNCAFVCPHAVLRAKYYNGSALDGAPEGFESAPLNAAGFPGSRYTLQVYAEDCTGCGLCTEACPVKPLGATSNRRAINLAPVLERDKEIANVEFFEKIPVNRRSRIDFANVRGTQFLEPLFEFSGACSGCGETPYLKLLTQLFGGRATVANATGCSSIYGGNLPTTPWSSNKYGRGPAWSNSLFEDNAEFGLGLRLAADLHTATARQRLEELRGELGDETVDAILEAPQLYESELSQQRARVDALKSRLDSMSGAKVEDLRSVADHLLRRSVWIVGGDGWAYDIGSAGVDHVLASGRNVNILVLDTEVYSNTGGQASKSTPLGAVAKFAAAGKPTTKKDMALQATAYGNVYVARVAMGADPQQTLKAFREAEAYDGPSLILAYSHCIAHGIDMRKGLDQQYAAVASGHWPLMRYNPVLRAAGRNPFLLDSPRPRLPLREYHAKELRFRMLMNSDPESAEKLLELGQEQVNRRWAEYEEMATRGAERFAEVARS; translated from the coding sequence ATGGCCCGGGTAATCATTGACGGGAACGAGGCCGCCGCCTCGGCGTCCTACCGGCTCAACGAGCTGTGCAGCATCTACCCGATCACTCCCAGCTCGACCATGGCCGAGCTGGCCGACGAGTGGTCGGCCCGCGGACGCAAGAACGTCTACGGCTCGATCCCCACGGTCATCGAGATGCAGTCCGAGGGCGGTGCGGCCGGTGCGCTGCACGGCGCGCTGCAGGGCGGTGCGCTGAGCACCACCTTCACCGCCAGCCAGGGCCTGCTGCTGATGATCCCGAACATGTACAAGATCGCCGGCGAGCTCACCTCGATGGTGCTCAACGTGGCCGCGCGCTCGCTGGCCGCCCAGGGCCTGAGCATCTACGGCGACCACCAGGACGTGATGGCGGTCCGGCAGACCGGCTTCGCCATGCTGAACTCGTCCAGCGTGCAGGAAGCCCACGACATGGCCGCCATCTCGCAGCTGGCCACGTTGCGCTCGCGGGTGCCGTTCGTCCACTTCTTCGACGGTTTCCGGACCAGCCACGAGGAGAACAGCGTCGAGCTGCTCACCGACGAACAGCTGCTGGCCTTCGTCCCCGAAGACTTGGTCCGCGCCCACCGGCGCCGGGCGCTGTCGCCGGAGCACCCCTACATCCGCGGCACGGCGCAGAACCCGGACACCTACTTCCAGGGACGCGAAGCCGCCAACCCGTTCTACGAGGCCGTGCCCGGCATCGTCAGCCAGGCCATGGATCAGTTCGCCGCCCTGGCCGGACGCCACTACCACCTGGTCGACTACTACGGCGCCCCGGACGCCGAGCGAGTGATCGTGATCATGGGCTCGGGCGCTCACACCGTCCGCTCGACCGTGGAGCACCTGGTCGCCCAGGGCGAGAAGGTCGGCGTCGTCCAGCTGCGGCTGTACCGTCCGTTCCCGACCGAAGAGGTGCTGGCCGCCATCCCGGCCACCGCCAAGTCGATCGCCGTCCTGGACCGCACCAAGGAGCCCGGAGCCGGCGGCGAGCCGCTGTTCCTGGACATCGCCGCGGCCCTCGGCGAGGCGCACGCCGCCGGCCGTCGCGACCACCTCCCGCACCTGTCGGGTGGGCGTTACGGCTTGTCCAGCAAGGAGTTCACGCCGGCCATGGTGGTCGGGATCTACGACGAGCTGGCCCTGCCCAGCCCCCGTCCGCGGTTCACCATCGGCATCAACGATGACGTGACCATGCTGAGCCTCCCCTACGACCCGAGCATCGACCTGGAGGATCCGGCCACCCTGCGCGCGGTCTTCTACGGCCTCGGCTCGGACGGCACCGTGGGCGCCAACAAGAACTCGGTGAAGATCCTCGGCGGCATCGAGGGCACCTACGCCCAGGGCTACTACGTCTACGACTCCAAGAAGTCGGGCTCGCGGACGGTCTCGCACCTGCGCTTCGGCCCCAAGCCGATCGAGGCTCCCTACCTGGTCAGCCAGGCCGGCTTCATCGGCTGCCACCACTGGTCGATCCTGGAGCGGGTGGACGTCCTGGAGTTCGCCGCGCCGGGCACCGTCCTGCTGATCAATGCCCCGTTCGGCCCGGACGAGGTCTTCGCTCAGCTGCCGGTGCCGATGCAGGCCAAGATCATCGCGCTCGGCATCGAGCTGTGGACGATCGATGCCAACCTGGTGGCCCGCAAGGCCGGCATGGGCCGGCGGACCAACACCGTCCTGCAGACCTGCTTCTTCGCCATCTCCAAGGTGATGCCGCGGGCCGAGGCCATCGAGGCCGTCAAGGCCACGATTCGCAAGACCTACGCCAAGAAGGGCGCCGACGTCGTGGCCAAGAATGAGGCCGCCGTGGACGCCTCGGTGGACTCACTGTTCCGGGTCGAGGTTCCGGCCGCGCCGGTCGGTGAGCACCAGATGATTCCGCCGGTGCCCTCCAGTGCGCCGGAGTTCGTCCGCAATGTCACCGGCTCGATGCTGGCCGGCACCGGCGACTCGCTGCCGGTCTCGGCGCTTCCGGTCGACGGCACCTACCCGTCCGGGACGACCCGCTACGAGAAGCGCAACATCTCCGACGTGATCGCCCAGTGGGATCCGGAAGCCTGCATCCAGTGCGGCAACTGCGCCTTCGTCTGCCCGCATGCCGTGCTCCGCGCCAAGTACTACAACGGCTCGGCTCTGGACGGGGCCCCCGAGGGCTTCGAGTCGGCGCCGCTGAATGCGGCCGGCTTCCCCGGCTCCCGCTACACCCTGCAGGTGTACGCCGAGGACTGCACCGGCTGCGGCCTGTGCACCGAGGCCTGCCCGGTGAAGCCGCTGGGGGCCACCTCGAACCGTCGGGCGATCAACCTGGCTCCGGTGCTGGAGCGGGACAAGGAGATCGCCAACGTCGAGTTCTTCGAGAAGATCCCGGTGAACCGGCGCTCGCGGATCGACTTCGCGAACGTCCGCGGCACCCAGTTCCTGGAGCCGCTGTTCGAGTTCTCCGGGGCCTGCTCCGGCTGTGGCGAGACCCCCTATCTGAAGCTGCTCACCCAGCTGTTCGGTGGCCGGGCCACGGTAGCCAACGCCACCGGCTGTTCGTCCATCTATGGCGGCAACCTGCCGACCACGCCCTGGTCGTCCAACAAGTACGGGCGCGGCCCGGCCTGGTCGAACTCGCTGTTCGAGGACAACGCCGAGTTCGGGCTGGGGCTGCGGCTGGCCGCCGACCTGCACACCGCCACCGCCCGGCAGCGGCTGGAGGAACTGCGCGGTGAGCTCGGCGACGAGACCGTGGACGCCATCCTGGAAGCTCCGCAGCTGTACGAGTCGGAGCTGTCCCAGCAGCGGGCCCGAGTGGACGCGCTGAAGTCCCGGCTGGACTCGATGAGCGGAGCCAAGGTCGAGGACCTGCGTTCGGTGGCCGACCACCTGCTGCGACGCAGCGTGTGGATCGTCGGCGGCGACGGCTGGGCCTACGACATCGGCTCGGCCGGTGTCGACCATGTGCTGGCGTCCGGGCGCAACGTGAACATCCTGGTGCTGGACACCGAGGTGTACTCCAACACCGGCGGCCAGGCGTCCAAGTCGACCCCGCTGGGCGCGGTGGCCAAGTTCGCCGCCGCCGGTAAGCCGACCACCAAGAAGGACATGGCCCTGCAGGCCACCGCCTACGGCAATGTCTATGTGGCCCGGGTGGCCATGGGCGCCGATCCGCAGCAGACTCTGAAGGCGTTCCGCGAGGCCGAGGCCTATGACGGCCCCAGCCTGATCCTGGCCTACAGCCACTGCATCGCCCACGGCATCGACATGCGCAAGGGCCTGGACCAGCAGTACGCCGCGGTGGCGTCGGGCCACTGGCCGCTGATGCGCTACAACCCGGTGCTGCGGGCGGCCGGACGCAACCCGTTCCTGCTGGATTCGCCGCGGCCGCGACTGCCGTTGCGGGAGTACCACGCCAAGGAACTGCGGTTCCGGATGCTGATGAACTCCGATCCGGAGTCGGCGGAGAAGCTGCTCGAGCTCGGTCAGGAGCAGGTCAACCGGCGTTGGGCAGAATACGAGGAGATGGCCACTCGGGGCGCCGAGCGGTTCGCCGAAGTAGCGAGGAGCTGA
- a CDS encoding CASTOR/POLLUX-related putative ion channel has product MSTPGVKDRVRYWFDNQMSKGLGALMVLLGLATAVFVLVLVALAFAARAFPGDAPDADPLEMIWAGLMHALDAGAVGGDTGWAYRGVMLLVTVGGLVIVASLIGIVSSAFDEKVAQLRKGHSLVLEEGHTLILGWSNKVCPIINELAKANESRPHASVVVLANKDKVEMDDQVKRDCQRLGGTAVICRTGDPRRLAELQLARPHLARSIIVLAPEGSHDPDVEVIKAVLAIVSDTEYDGQVPHIVAELSDPANLEAAKLAGQGRAHWVVSQEVIGKIIVQTCRQSGLSVVYQEFLDFDGDEIYLVPADGLVGRTYFDAQCAFPRCAVMGLFSDGIPRLNPPADTVIGADDQIILVAVDDSAVRIGPEPDQQNASEAPGEPPRMPKPERVLVLGVNQVLPMMLAQLDEYVGAGSEAVVVTPGEPPAMPGLGKLAVHWIAGDPTKRSVLEGLGVGGFDHIILLADVERYGAERADSRTLVTLLHLRNLAAGSELELNIVSEMLDDRNRELAEVARADDLIVSDKLVALMLCQISENKHLAEVFTTLFESQGSEVYLKPARNYVEVGHEVDFYGVLNAARQYGETAIGYRIAAQAHDADQSYGVRLNPEKSAPVVFGRSDRIIVLAES; this is encoded by the coding sequence GTGAGCACTCCTGGCGTCAAGGATCGGGTGCGGTACTGGTTCGACAATCAGATGTCGAAGGGTCTGGGCGCTCTGATGGTGCTGCTCGGGCTGGCCACCGCGGTCTTCGTGCTGGTGTTGGTGGCGCTCGCCTTCGCCGCGCGGGCGTTCCCGGGAGATGCGCCGGACGCCGACCCGCTCGAGATGATCTGGGCCGGCCTCATGCATGCCCTCGACGCCGGTGCGGTCGGTGGCGACACCGGATGGGCCTACCGCGGGGTCATGCTGCTGGTCACTGTGGGCGGTCTGGTGATTGTGGCGAGTTTGATCGGCATTGTCTCCAGCGCATTCGATGAGAAGGTCGCGCAACTCCGGAAGGGCCATTCCCTGGTCCTGGAAGAGGGGCACACCCTGATCCTGGGCTGGAGCAACAAAGTCTGCCCAATCATCAATGAACTGGCCAAGGCCAATGAATCCCGTCCGCATGCGAGCGTGGTGGTTCTGGCGAACAAGGACAAGGTCGAGATGGACGACCAAGTCAAACGGGATTGCCAGCGCCTTGGTGGCACCGCCGTCATCTGTCGGACCGGCGATCCCCGACGGCTGGCCGAGCTCCAGCTCGCACGTCCGCACCTGGCCCGCAGCATCATCGTGTTGGCGCCCGAAGGCTCCCACGACCCGGACGTCGAGGTGATCAAGGCGGTCCTGGCGATCGTCAGTGACACCGAGTATGACGGGCAGGTGCCGCACATCGTTGCCGAGCTCTCCGATCCGGCCAACCTCGAAGCGGCGAAGCTGGCCGGCCAGGGCCGTGCCCACTGGGTGGTCAGCCAGGAGGTGATCGGCAAGATCATCGTCCAGACCTGCCGGCAGTCCGGACTCTCGGTGGTCTACCAGGAGTTCCTGGACTTCGACGGCGACGAGATCTACCTGGTCCCGGCCGATGGCCTGGTGGGCCGAACCTACTTCGATGCCCAATGTGCGTTCCCGAGATGCGCGGTAATGGGCCTGTTCAGTGACGGGATCCCTCGGCTCAACCCGCCGGCCGACACCGTGATCGGTGCGGACGATCAGATCATTCTGGTCGCCGTGGACGACTCCGCCGTGCGGATCGGCCCGGAGCCCGACCAGCAGAACGCCTCCGAGGCGCCCGGCGAGCCGCCCCGGATGCCCAAGCCCGAGCGGGTTCTCGTCCTCGGGGTCAACCAGGTTCTGCCGATGATGCTGGCCCAACTGGACGAGTACGTCGGGGCGGGCTCGGAGGCCGTGGTCGTCACACCGGGAGAACCACCTGCCATGCCGGGTCTGGGGAAGCTTGCCGTGCACTGGATCGCTGGTGATCCGACCAAGCGCTCAGTGCTCGAGGGGCTGGGGGTCGGCGGCTTCGACCACATCATTCTGCTGGCCGATGTCGAGCGCTACGGGGCCGAGCGGGCCGACAGCCGAACCCTGGTCACCCTGCTGCATCTGCGCAACCTCGCCGCCGGTTCCGAGCTTGAGCTGAACATCGTCAGCGAGATGCTGGACGACCGCAACCGTGAGCTCGCCGAGGTGGCCCGAGCTGACGACCTCATCGTCAGCGACAAACTGGTGGCGCTGATGCTGTGCCAGATCTCGGAGAACAAGCACCTGGCCGAGGTCTTCACAACGCTGTTCGAGTCACAGGGCAGTGAGGTCTACCTGAAGCCGGCCCGCAACTATGTCGAGGTCGGGCACGAGGTGGACTTCTATGGAGTGCTGAACGCGGCCAGGCAGTACGGCGAAACGGCGATCGGCTACCGGATCGCGGCGCAGGCTCACGATGCCGACCAGTCCTACGGAGTGCGACTGAATCCGGAGAAGTCGGCACCGGTGGTGTTTGGGCGGTCCGACCGGATCATCGTGCTGGCCGAGAGCTGA
- a CDS encoding transposase: protein MPRQRRKLSESGIHHVMMRGVNRCAIFLEEADYRRFLEVLSVAVRLSGCHVLAYCLMPNHVHLVLRTGEEQIGQVIKRVGVRYVGWFNLKYSRVGHLFQDRFRSEPVDSDAYLLVLLRYVWNNPVEAGIVGRAEDYPWSSRRHWELVRCVVDHAELERLIPADELNELGAEPSLSLGPRHRSGRRPRIADDDAQLLLVRVCGAADMHEFARLAAPAQRRAIRELFDRSVSYRQLAHLTGLSVTQVRRMQIAGQD from the coding sequence ATGCCACGCCAACGCCGAAAGCTGTCCGAGTCCGGGATCCACCACGTCATGATGCGTGGGGTGAACCGTTGCGCAATCTTCCTTGAAGAGGCCGACTATCGGCGCTTCCTCGAGGTCTTGTCTGTTGCCGTGAGGCTGAGTGGGTGTCACGTCCTGGCCTACTGCCTGATGCCAAACCACGTCCATCTGGTTCTGCGCACGGGGGAGGAACAGATTGGGCAGGTGATCAAGCGGGTTGGCGTGCGCTACGTCGGCTGGTTCAACCTCAAGTACTCGCGTGTCGGGCACCTCTTTCAGGATCGCTTCCGAAGCGAGCCCGTCGACTCCGACGCGTACTTGCTGGTGCTACTCCGCTACGTATGGAACAACCCGGTCGAGGCAGGGATCGTCGGGCGTGCGGAAGACTACCCGTGGAGTAGCCGGCGGCATTGGGAGTTGGTGAGGTGCGTTGTCGACCACGCCGAGCTGGAGAGGCTCATCCCTGCCGATGAGCTCAACGAGCTCGGTGCGGAGCCGTCGCTATCGCTCGGACCGAGGCATCGTTCCGGACGTCGTCCACGGATTGCGGACGACGATGCGCAACTCCTGCTCGTTCGAGTCTGTGGGGCGGCAGACATGCATGAGTTCGCTCGCTTGGCCGCACCGGCCCAGCGCAGGGCCATCCGCGAGCTGTTTGACCGGTCGGTCTCGTATCGCCAACTTGCCCACCTCACTGGGCTCAGCGTGACGCAGGTTCGTCGAATGCAGATAGCGGGTCAGGACTGA
- a CDS encoding potassium channel family protein, giving the protein MPTRSRWEVITEWPLNIAAVIFLIAYAIPVANPDAPEWLLLTCEVVVWVTWGLFAVDYVTRFVLAHDKWRFFRSNLVDLAAVVLPMLRPLRLVRLLSLLSILNRTATQRLHGRVVTYTVGAVSLLVVIGALAVTDAERGVPGANIENLGDGFWWAAVTIATVGYGDRFPVSPIGRGVAVALMIGGIALLGVVTATIASWLVQRVADVTEQQEIATREQVDVLASELAEIKNQLATLVARTQFEGELTATGDPVSTG; this is encoded by the coding sequence ATGCCCACTCGTAGCCGCTGGGAGGTCATCACCGAATGGCCGCTCAACATCGCCGCTGTCATCTTCCTGATCGCCTACGCCATCCCAGTGGCCAACCCGGACGCCCCCGAATGGCTGCTGCTGACCTGTGAGGTCGTCGTCTGGGTCACCTGGGGGCTGTTCGCCGTCGATTACGTGACCCGCTTCGTACTCGCCCACGACAAGTGGCGCTTCTTCCGCAGCAACCTGGTCGATCTGGCCGCCGTGGTGCTGCCGATGCTGCGTCCACTGCGCCTGGTTCGGCTGCTCTCGCTGCTTTCGATCCTGAACCGGACGGCCACCCAGCGGCTGCATGGACGTGTGGTCACCTACACCGTGGGTGCGGTCTCGCTGCTGGTCGTCATCGGTGCACTGGCGGTGACCGACGCCGAGCGAGGCGTACCGGGCGCGAACATCGAGAACCTCGGCGACGGCTTCTGGTGGGCCGCCGTCACCATCGCGACCGTGGGGTATGGGGATCGCTTCCCGGTGTCGCCGATCGGACGCGGCGTCGCCGTGGCGCTGATGATCGGCGGCATCGCCTTGCTTGGCGTCGTTACCGCGACCATCGCTTCCTGGCTGGTGCAGCGGGTTGCCGATGTCACCGAGCAGCAGGAGATCGCCACCCGCGAGCAGGTGGACGTCCTGGCGTCCGAGCTCGCCGAGATCAAGAACCAGCTGGCCACCCTGGTGGCCCGGACGCAGTTCGAAGGAGAGCTCACCGCCACCGGCGATCCGGTCAGCACCGGGTAA
- a CDS encoding NAD(P)-binding protein, translated as MARDITELPDLADASGRVAPVRTRMPIYLDRLPPCNNACPAGENIQEWLRLAKAGQDEAAWRELVKNNPFPAIHGRVCYHPCEGACNRVELDGSVSIHSVERYLGDLAIEKGWQFDKPRFSSGRKVLVIGAGPSGLSAAYQLAKMGHQVEIRDSSPKPGGMMRYGIPEYRLPRAVLDAEIERLYALGVTITTDYTVKDLLADQAEGGFEAVFVAIGAHLSKRVDIPNRDASKIVDAVSFLRDVASGERPMIGRKVAIYGGGNTAMDAARVARRLGAEESIIVYRRTEEQMPAHAEEKEGAEREGVKMNWLRTISSVDESDLTVEIMELDENGKARGTGRFEKLEADTVILALGQETDSNFLRRIPGMHFDHDVVQVNPRTLMTDVPGIFAGGDAVPSDRTVTIGVGHGKRAAKQIDAWLAGREAADRPKHDLASFEKLNLWYFGDARRTTQPELEPGERVTDFDEIVGGLTEDQAHTEAARCLSCGNCFECDGCLGSCPEDAVIKLGKGNRYRYDYDKCTGCATCFEQCPVGAIAMIEEN; from the coding sequence GTGGCCCGCGATATCACCGAACTTCCCGACCTGGCCGATGCGAGCGGACGGGTGGCCCCGGTCCGCACCCGAATGCCGATTTATCTGGACCGATTGCCACCGTGCAACAACGCATGTCCGGCCGGAGAGAACATCCAGGAATGGCTGCGACTGGCCAAGGCCGGCCAGGACGAGGCTGCCTGGCGCGAGCTGGTCAAGAACAACCCCTTCCCGGCCATCCACGGACGGGTCTGCTACCACCCCTGCGAGGGCGCCTGTAACCGGGTCGAGCTGGACGGGTCGGTCTCGATCCACTCCGTCGAGCGCTACCTCGGCGACCTGGCCATCGAGAAGGGCTGGCAGTTCGACAAGCCCCGCTTCTCCTCGGGCCGCAAGGTCCTGGTGATCGGCGCCGGCCCGTCCGGCCTGAGCGCGGCCTACCAGCTGGCCAAGATGGGCCACCAGGTGGAGATCCGCGACTCCTCCCCGAAGCCGGGCGGAATGATGCGCTACGGCATCCCGGAGTACCGGCTGCCGCGCGCGGTGCTCGACGCCGAGATCGAGCGTCTCTACGCCCTGGGCGTGACCATCACCACCGACTACACGGTCAAGGATCTGCTCGCCGACCAGGCCGAGGGCGGCTTCGAGGCGGTCTTCGTGGCCATCGGCGCGCACCTGTCCAAGCGGGTCGACATCCCCAACCGGGACGCCTCCAAGATTGTGGACGCGGTCAGCTTCCTGCGCGACGTCGCCTCCGGCGAGCGTCCGATGATCGGCCGCAAGGTGGCCATCTACGGCGGCGGCAACACCGCCATGGACGCCGCCCGAGTGGCCCGCCGCCTGGGTGCGGAGGAGTCGATCATCGTCTACCGGCGCACCGAGGAGCAGATGCCGGCGCACGCCGAGGAGAAGGAAGGCGCCGAGCGCGAGGGCGTCAAGATGAACTGGCTGCGCACCATCTCCAGCGTGGACGAGTCCGACCTGACCGTCGAGATCATGGAGCTGGACGAGAACGGCAAGGCCCGTGGGACCGGACGTTTCGAGAAGCTCGAAGCCGACACGGTGATCCTGGCCCTGGGCCAGGAGACCGACTCCAACTTCCTGCGCCGGATCCCGGGCATGCACTTCGACCACGACGTGGTCCAGGTGAACCCGCGCACGCTGATGACCGACGTGCCCGGCATCTTCGCCGGTGGGGACGCGGTGCCGTCCGACCGCACCGTGACCATCGGGGTCGGCCACGGCAAGCGCGCGGCCAAGCAGATCGACGCCTGGCTGGCCGGACGCGAAGCGGCCGATCGCCCCAAGCACGATCTGGCCAGCTTCGAGAAGCTGAACCTGTGGTACTTCGGCGATGCCCGCCGGACCACCCAGCCCGAGCTCGAGCCCGGCGAGCGGGTCACCGACTTCGACGAGATCGTCGGCGGCCTGACCGAGGATCAGGCGCACACCGAGGCGGCCCGCTGCCTGAGCTGCGGTAACTGCTTCGAGTGCGACGGCTGCCTGGGCTCCTGCCCCGAGGACGCCGTGATCAAGCTCGGCAAGGGCAACCGCTACCGCTACGACTACGACAAATGCACTGGCTGCGCGACCTGCTTCGAGCAGTGTCCGGTCGGTGCCATCGCGATGATCGAGGAGAACTGA